A genome region from Nocardia sp. NBC_00565 includes the following:
- a CDS encoding TIGR03619 family F420-dependent LLM class oxidoreductase, giving the protein MRYGIVLFTSDRGITPADAAATAEQAGFDAFYVPEHTHIPVVRAAAHPRTGDASLPDDRYLRTLDPWVALATAAAVTSRITLSTAVALPAEHHPITLAKTLASLDHLSGGRVSLGVGFGWNTDEMAHHGVPANKRRTVLREHLDAMRALWSEEEASFAGQFVNFGPSWSWPKPMQKRIPVILGAAGTEQSFTWLAKNADGWLTTPTEDGLGEKIELLRRVWREHEREGDPEIIALAGRHDAAQLAQWAELGVTEAVFGLPDRDAEDVRGYLGRLAGKLGIEAAG; this is encoded by the coding sequence GTGCGGTACGGAATTGTGTTGTTCACCAGTGACCGGGGTATTACGCCCGCCGATGCGGCCGCGACCGCCGAACAGGCCGGATTCGACGCGTTCTACGTGCCCGAGCACACCCATATCCCGGTGGTGCGGGCCGCGGCGCATCCGCGCACCGGGGACGCGAGCCTGCCCGACGACCGGTATCTGCGCACCCTGGACCCCTGGGTCGCGCTCGCCACCGCGGCGGCGGTGACCAGCCGGATCACACTGTCCACGGCGGTCGCGCTACCCGCCGAACATCATCCGATCACCCTCGCGAAGACCCTCGCGTCACTGGATCATCTGTCCGGCGGCCGGGTCAGCCTCGGCGTCGGATTCGGGTGGAACACCGACGAGATGGCGCATCACGGGGTGCCGGCGAACAAGCGCAGGACTGTGTTGCGCGAACATCTGGACGCCATGCGCGCCCTCTGGTCCGAGGAGGAGGCCAGCTTCGCGGGGCAGTTCGTGAACTTCGGACCGAGCTGGTCCTGGCCCAAGCCGATGCAGAAGCGGATCCCGGTGATCCTCGGCGCGGCCGGGACCGAGCAGTCGTTCACCTGGCTGGCCAAGAACGCGGACGGCTGGCTCACCACGCCCACCGAGGACGGGCTCGGCGAGAAGATCGAACTGCTGCGCCGGGTGTGGCGCGAGCACGAGCGCGAAGGTGATCCGGAGATCATCGCGTTGGCCGGACGCCACGATGCCGCGCAACTCGCGCAGTGGGCCGAACTGGGGGTCACCGAGGCGGTCTTCGGGCTGCCGGATCGCGATGCCGAGGATGTGCGCGGGTACCTGGGACGGCTTGCCGGGAAGCTGGGCATCGAAGCGGCGGGCTGA
- a CDS encoding vWA domain-containing protein, which translates to MSRFTQRITRFTAAAAAGLIGLSVAALPAQAQQSPEAPQYAPTMLILDASGSMQRPDPAGTMMDAAKSAVRSFVGTAPAESKVGLTVYGTSTGNTEAEKTSGCRDVQVLHKPETLDRTALTSAVDGIKASGWTPMGTALRQAAGTLPKSGPRSIVLVSDGDDTCSPPDPCEVARELKQQGLDLVVHAIGFAVDAKARAQLTCMAQATGGTYSDAADGPALERTLPRVSSAALRNYKAVGTPITGTGKYDTAPVATPGQYLDTLGQKEKRYWAVDVPAGATAYFSGTLSFPRLPDIPATEDMNTLQLRIYDADGQDCNAFEFEQATSSSDGVALTVAEAFDGATKQPTSGSSDKCKGGGRYYFQLTWDRVSAGVPERLPIELLVGIEPAVTDAGPVAVAPFTAFTEPSGAGTPVSGGPSFTAASTLPGSGRYTDTMQQGEFVFYRVKLDWGQGLAYRVHYGGNGRHGVDNISSVRTTLYNPIREAIDSDFASYTGSDTVLPTNKAMGTVPIRYNNRKSDALDPRKEAVAGWYYIAVKLGSNFTDKGINTPVSVQLNLTVTGATESGPTYATTVGDGVFGENSTGAKVPTSRTPGTATAAAESAASESKSSTALIVIAVIGVAVIGVLGVLGGWLAARRRRS; encoded by the coding sequence CGGCGGGCACCATGATGGACGCCGCGAAGAGTGCCGTCCGTTCGTTCGTCGGCACCGCACCCGCCGAATCCAAAGTGGGACTTACCGTTTACGGCACGAGCACCGGAAACACCGAGGCGGAGAAGACCTCCGGCTGCCGTGACGTGCAGGTCCTGCACAAACCCGAAACTCTCGACCGGACCGCATTGACCAGTGCCGTCGACGGGATCAAGGCCAGCGGCTGGACGCCGATGGGTACCGCACTGCGCCAAGCCGCCGGCACCCTCCCGAAGTCCGGACCGCGCTCCATCGTGCTGGTTTCCGACGGCGACGACACCTGCTCCCCGCCCGATCCCTGCGAGGTGGCACGGGAATTGAAGCAACAGGGGCTCGATCTGGTGGTGCACGCGATCGGTTTCGCCGTGGACGCCAAGGCCCGCGCCCAACTCACCTGCATGGCGCAGGCGACCGGCGGCACGTACAGCGACGCCGCCGACGGCCCCGCACTGGAGCGGACCCTGCCGCGCGTGAGCTCCGCCGCACTGCGCAACTACAAGGCGGTCGGTACCCCGATCACGGGCACCGGAAAATACGACACCGCTCCGGTGGCCACCCCGGGTCAGTATTTGGACACCCTCGGTCAGAAGGAAAAGCGTTACTGGGCAGTCGATGTCCCGGCCGGAGCGACCGCCTACTTCAGCGGCACCCTGTCCTTCCCGCGTCTGCCCGATATCCCCGCGACCGAGGATATGAACACACTGCAGCTGCGGATCTACGACGCAGACGGCCAAGACTGCAATGCCTTCGAATTCGAGCAGGCGACCAGCTCCAGCGACGGCGTCGCACTCACGGTGGCCGAGGCGTTCGACGGCGCGACCAAGCAACCCACCAGCGGCAGCTCCGATAAGTGCAAGGGCGGCGGCCGCTACTACTTCCAGCTGACCTGGGATCGAGTATCCGCCGGTGTGCCGGAACGACTTCCGATCGAGCTGCTGGTCGGCATCGAACCCGCGGTGACCGACGCCGGTCCGGTCGCGGTTGCGCCGTTCACGGCTTTCACCGAGCCGAGCGGTGCGGGCACCCCCGTCTCCGGCGGCCCGTCCTTCACAGCGGCCAGCACCCTGCCCGGCAGCGGCCGCTACACCGACACCATGCAGCAGGGTGAGTTCGTGTTCTATCGGGTCAAGCTGGATTGGGGCCAAGGACTGGCGTACCGAGTCCACTACGGCGGCAACGGCCGGCACGGCGTCGACAACATCTCCAGTGTCCGCACCACCCTCTACAACCCGATCCGCGAGGCAATCGACTCGGACTTCGCCTCCTACACCGGCAGCGACACCGTGCTGCCGACGAACAAGGCGATGGGCACCGTGCCGATTCGGTACAACAACCGCAAATCCGATGCGCTCGATCCCCGCAAAGAGGCGGTGGCGGGCTGGTACTACATCGCGGTGAAGCTCGGCTCGAACTTCACCGACAAGGGCATCAACACGCCGGTATCAGTGCAATTGAATCTCACCGTGACCGGCGCTACGGAAAGCGGCCCGACGTACGCGACCACGGTGGGCGACGGCGTATTCGGCGAGAACTCTACCGGCGCAAAGGTCCCGACCAGCCGCACTCCGGGGACTGCCACCGCGGCGGCGGAATCGGCGGCGTCGGAGTCGAAGTCGTCCACGGCCTTGATCGTGATCGCCGTCATCGGTGTCGCGGTCATCGGCGTGCTCGGCGTGCTCGGCGGCTGGCTCGCCGCACGCAGGCGACGGAGCTAG